A window from Salminus brasiliensis chromosome 7, fSalBra1.hap2, whole genome shotgun sequence encodes these proteins:
- the LOC140559569 gene encoding caveolin-2-like codes for MHNMDNGSASEEIRIDLLDHHGICPDNIFGITVEEQTDNQTVEDSTHKGLIEDRDPKSVNQCLQVSFEDVIAEPASVHSLDKVWLWSHALFEVSRLWFYRLISLLLAVPVALLLGVLFAFLSCLHIWLIMPSVQLLLINMHWVKVVWASVLDLTISPFFSSLGRCCGAINIRWAKD; via the exons ATGCACAACATGGACAACGGCAGCGCTTCAGAGGAAATAAGGATAGACCTCCTGGACCACCATGGAATTTGTCCCGATAATATTTTTGGgatcacagtggaggagcaAACAGATAACCAAACAGTAGAGGATTCCACTCACAAGGGGCTCATTGAGGACAGGGACCCCAAAAGTGTCAACCAGTGTCTTCAG GTGAGCTTTGAGGATGTGATAGCAGAGCCTGCTTCAGTGCACAGCTTGGACAAGGTGTGGCTGTGGAGTCATGCGCTGTTTGAGGTGTCCAGGCTGTGGTTCTATCGGCTCATCTCTCTTCTGCTGGCTGTCCCTGTGGCTCTGCTGTTAGGCGTGTTGTTCGCTTTCCTCAGTTGCCTGCACATCTG GTTGATAATGCCCAGtgtgcagctgctgctgataaACATGCACTGGGTGAAGGTGGTATGGGCCAGTGTGCTGGACCTCACCATCTCTCCCTTCTTCAGCAGTCTGGGAAGATGCTGCGGGGCCATAAATATCCGCTGGGCCAAGGACTAG
- the cav3 gene encoding caveolin-3 has translation MADQYNTNEEKILKDRHAKEIDLINRDPKQINEDVVKVDFEDVIAEPDGTHSMDGVWKASYTTFTVSKYWCYRVLSAVFGIPVALLWGFCFACISFCHIWAVMPCIKSYLIETQCLSRIYSLCIHTFCDPFFEALGKVFSSVRVALRKEV, from the exons ATGGCAGATCAGTATAACACCAACGAGGAGAAGATCCTGAAGGACAGACACGCCAAAGAGATCGACCTGATCAACAGGGACCCCAAGCAGATCAATGAAGATGTCGTGAAG GTAGATTTCGAGGACGTCATCGCCGAGCCTGATGGCACACACAGCATGGATGGAGTGTGGAAAGCCAGCTACACCACCTTCACCGTCTCCAAGTACTGGTGCTACCGCGTGCTGTCGGCCGTCTTTGGCATCCCTGTGGCCCTGCTGTGGGGATTCTGCTTCGCCTGCATCTCCTTCTGCCACATTTGGGCCGTCATGCCCTGCATCAAGAGCTACCTTATTGAAACCCAGTGCCTGAGCCGAATCTACTCCCTGTGCATCCACACGTTCTGCGACCCCTTTTTCGAGGCACTGGGAAAAGTGTTCAGCAGTGTGCGGGTGGCGCTCCGCAAGGAGGTGTAG